In one Ictalurus furcatus strain D&B chromosome 28, Billie_1.0, whole genome shotgun sequence genomic region, the following are encoded:
- the si:dkey-251i10.1 gene encoding ADP/ATP translocase 2, translated as MNETALSFAKDFLAGGIAAAISKTAVAPIERVKLLLQVQHASKQITVDKQYKGIVDCVVRIPKEQGFLSFWRGNLANVIRYFPTQALNFAFKDKYKKIFLDGVDKRKQFWRYFAGNLASGGAAGATSLCFVYPLDFARTRLAADVGKAGAGREFTGLGNCLVKVFKSDGLKGLYQGFNVSVQGIIIYRAAYFGIYDTAKGMMPDPKNTHIVVSWMIAQTVTAVAGLASYPFDTVRRRMMMQSGRKGADIMYTGTIDCWKKIARDEGSKAFFKGAWSNVLRGMGGAFVLVLYDELKKVI; from the exons ATGAATGAGACTGCACTTTCATTTGCCAAGGATTTCCTGGCCGGAGGAATCGCCGCTGCTATCTCCAAGACAGCTGTCGCTCCCATTGAGAGAGTCAAGCTTCTCCTTCAG GTCCAGCATGCCAGCAAGCAGATCACGGTCGACAAGCAGTACAAGGGCATTGTGGATTGCGTGGTGCGCATCCCTAAGGAGCAGGGCTTCCTGTCGTTCTGGAGGGGCAACCTGGCCAACGTGATCCGGTACTTCCCTACCCAGGCCCTCAACTTCGCCTTCAAGGACAAGTACAAGAAGATCTTCCTTGATGGCGTGGACAAGCGCAAGCAGTTCTGGCGCTACTTCGCCGGTAACCTGGCGTCCGGAGGTGCTGCCGGAGCCACCTCGCTCTGCTTCGTCTACCCTCTCGACTTCGCCCGAACCCGTCTGGCTGCCGACGTGGGCAAAGCTGGTGCCGGGAGAGAGTTCACCGGCCTGGGCAACTGCCTGGTCAAGGTCTTCAAGTCCGACGGCCTCAAGGGGCTCTACCAGGGCTTCAACGTGTCCGTGCAGGGAATCATCATCTACAGGGCGGCGTACTTCGGCATCTACGACACCGCCAAAG GTATGATGCCCGACCCCAAGAACACCCACATCGTCGTGAGCTGGATGATCGCTCAGACTGTAACGGCCGTCGCCGGTCTCGCGTCCTACCCGTTCGACACGGTCAGACGTCGCATGATGATGCAGTCTGGCCGCAAAGGAG CCGACATCATGTACACCGGCACCATCGACTGCTGGAAGAAGATCGCACGCGATGAAGGCTCAAAGGCCTTTTTCAAGGGTGCATGGTCCAACGTGCTCCGTGGCATGGGAGGCGCCTTCGTGCTGGTCCTGTACGACGAGCTCAAGAAGGTCATCTAG
- the si:dkey-251i10.2 gene encoding putative defense protein Hdd11-like, whose translation MQVVLFVAFWLQVWTSVTGYPTGAPVGRCVDMTPQHGVTAQSGPSPYTIAISNTTFSTNQAITVTIEGPEYAGLLLKARSGSSTDAVGTWGPPPLNTQYLSCSGNQSAITHSNRNRKNSNTSYTWIPPASLTTAFITATVVSNRTTFWVNLTSATLTRGGNSNAAADHKMAVTPVLFLTLLMSTLVPYSVCASSATSP comes from the exons ATGCAGGTCGTGCTCTTTGTCGCTTTTTGGCTCCAGGTTTGGACCTCTGTAACGGGATATCCGACCGGAGCTCCGGTCGGCAGGTGCGTGGACATGACCCCTCAACACGGCGTCACGGCGCAGTCGGGTCCGTCTCCTTACACCATCGCCATCAGCAACACCACCTTCAGCACCAATCAGGCCATCACAG tgacgATTGAGGGCCCGGAGTATGCTGGCTTGCTCCTGAAGGCTCGATCCGGCTCCAGCACTGACGCTGTGGGGACCTGGGGACCTCCACCACTCAATACCCAATACTTATCG tgctCAGGAAACCAAAGTGCCATCACACACTCCAACAGGAACCGTAAGAACAGCAATACCAGCTACACCTGGATTCCTCCAGCGTCCCTCACGACCGCCTTCATCAC GGCCACTGTAGTCTCCAATAGAACCACTTTCTGGGTAAACCTCACATCAGCAACGCTGACCAGAG GTGGAAACAGCAACGCAGCAGCTGATCACAAGATGGCAGTCACACCTGTTCTGTTTCTCACGCTCCTGATGTCCACGCTGGTCCCATACTCTGTGTGTGCATCCTCAGCGACTTCCCCTTAG